The following nucleotide sequence is from Burkholderia gladioli.
GGGTTCGTGGGCGAGGGCGGGGCGGTGATGAAACCGATATCGACATCGATCAGGCGGTGGGCATGAATACCCAGGCAACCGGGCCGGACCCGGGCGAGTCGCGCGCGGCGCCGCGGTCGCGAACCGTGCGCGCGACCGGCGCGGCGGCATGGTGGAGCACGCTGATCGCGCCGCCCGAGGGCAGCGCGCGGCGGCGCACCGTCGCGCTGCTCGAGACGCTCGGCTTCACGCTGATCGCGATCGGCCTGTGCCGTGCCTTCTCGGCCGACGATCCGCTGCTGATCCACAGCGGCTTCGGGTGGATCTGGCTGGTGCCGGTGGTGGTCTCGCTGCGCTACGGCTCGGTGGCGGGGCTGGTATCGGGCTTCGTGCTGCTGGCCGCCTGGTATCTGCTTTATCCGGCCGTGCCGGTGCCGGTCGTCACCGCGGTGGCGGCCGGCACCGGCGGCGCGAGCGCGGTGTTCACCGGCGACACGGTGCTGAGCCGGCCGTTCCCGGTCGGCTTCTTCTTCGGCGGCTTTTTCCTCACGCTGCTGACCGGCCAGTTCGGCGACATCTGGATGTCGCGGCTGCGGCAGAACCGGATCGCCAACGACTACCTGTCCGAGCGCCTGTCGATCCTGACGCGCAACCAGTTCATGCTGCGGCTCTCGCACGAGCGGCTCGAGCAGGACCTGCTGAGCCGCCCGGCGACGCTGCGCGATTCGCTGGCGCGGTTGCGCGCGGTGGTGTTCGAGCAGTTGCCGACGCCGGCCGAGCAGGGCGATCTCGCGCTGCGCGGCGCCCAGGCCTTCCTCGACGCGGCCGCGCAGGCGGTGCAGCTCGAGGTGGCCAGCGTGCACGCCTGGCGGCAGGGCGCGCCGGCGGCCGAGGCGGCCGCCTCGGTGGGCGGCGCCGGGCCGCTCGACGTGCACGATCCGCTGGTGCGCGAGGCGATCGAGACGCGCCGGCTGGTGCATGTCGACGCGCAG
It contains:
- a CDS encoding PelD GGDEF domain-containing protein; translated protein: MNTQATGPDPGESRAAPRSRTVRATGAAAWWSTLIAPPEGSARRRTVALLETLGFTLIAIGLCRAFSADDPLLIHSGFGWIWLVPVVVSLRYGSVAGLVSGFVLLAAWYLLYPAVPVPVVTAVAAGTGGASAVFTGDTVLSRPFPVGFFFGGFFLTLLTGQFGDIWMSRLRQNRIANDYLSERLSILTRNQFMLRLSHERLEQDLLSRPATLRDSLARLRAVVFEQLPTPAEQGDLALRGAQAFLDAAAQAVQLEVASVHAWRQGAPAAEAAASVGGAGPLDVHDPLVREAIETRRLVHVDAQAHAGAAAIGSRYLACVPLLDVKGEPVGVVAIERMPFLALTRDNLQFLLVLCSFYADGVRHAEVSHEMLSAFPACPQRFALDYARLVHLRRDSKVLSSVVTLVFDNDEQGAALSEHIVRTRRALDSQWEVIGSKRRAVLTLMPLSGASGVDGYLLRIEDNLRAQFGVDFEAAHVAVYSMNVPASEPIRPLVKLMEHCGVAG